Genomic DNA from Enterococcus saccharolyticus subsp. saccharolyticus:
ATGGTTTATATATTGATGTTGAACAAGAATCAGTAGTGATTAAACCTAAAGACGGCTTTGGTGGTATTGGTGGCGAGTATATTAAACCCACTGCTTTAGCTAATGTTCGTGCGTTTTATACACGTTTAAACCCAAGTATTAAAATTGTCGGTACAGGAGGTATTCGTAACGGGCAAGATGCGTTTGAACATCTATTGTGCGGGGCAACTATGCTGCAAATCGGAACAGAGCTTCATAAAGAAGGTCCTGCTATTTTCGATCGTATTGCTGCAGAACTAGAAGCTATTATGGAAGAAAAAGGCTACGAAACAATCGATGAATTTCGTGGGAAACTAAAATCTATTACTGATTAAGAGGCAAATCAATGAGATTTAGATTAGCAACAATAGAAGACTTACCTTCTTTAATGAGTATTATTAATGATGCGATTCAAGTTTTACATGAGCAAGGTTCTCCTCAATGGCAAAATGGTTATGGCCCGAATGAAGAGAAGTTGCGTAAAGACATTGAGGCTAAAACAATGTATGTGTTAGAAGAGTCAACGATTTTAGCGTTGGGTGCATTAATCCCAGGAATCGATCCTGTTTATACAGCGATTGAAGGTACATGGGAAGGTGGTTCTTCTTATATGTCGATTCATCGTATTGCTGTAGCAAAACAAGCTTCGGGTAAAGGATTAGCGAAAACACTATTGCAGCATTTAGTGATGGAAAGCCAGAAACAGGGAATTAGTGATGTTCGTATTGACACGCATGCGTTGAACAAAGGAATGCAGAAGGCGATTTTAGATACAGGTTTTCATTATCGAGGAGTTGTTTATTTCCCTATTCCAGATGGAAAGAGATACGCATATCAAAAAATGGGGTGAAAAAAGATAGGAAAATCCTTGTTTAGGGATATTTCCTTTTCTTTTTGCGTACTTATTAGTGAAACACTTTAAAAAACGGGGGAATTTATTTTATAATGGTTTTAACTAAAATAAAAAATAAATAGTACGAAAGGAACGCTTATGAAGAATAACTTAAAACTAAAACGTGCATTAGCTGCGTTCAGTATTGCGCTTCTTTTGATGTCTAACACTGCGCCAGTTTTGTCTGACGTTGCAGCAACAATTAGCAGTAGTGAACAAACCGCAAATGTAGAAACAGCGTCGGTGGACACAACCACCGATACCGGTACAGTAGAAACGACTGACACAACAGAGACAATAGAAACAACCGTTGAGCAAGTGGAAGGAACAATATCTAGTACTGAAGAATCAAGTTCTAGTAGTGAAGAATCCACAAGTAGCGAGGAGTCATCATCTTCTGAAAGTGATTCATCATCAGTAGAAGTAATTCCTCCAGTGGACCCGTCTGAACCAGAACCATCTCAAGAAGAAACGCCGGATTCTACTACCAGTGAGTCAACATCATCATCTTCTGAGACAATAGATTTTTCTACAAATTCAAGTGAATCAAGTTCTCATAATAATAATGGAAATAGCGGGCAACAAAAACCGACTGAGTCAACGAAACAACCCGAAAAACAAAAAGAAGATAAAAAAAATCAGCCCCCTAAAAAACAAGAAGAGAAAAAAGTAGCAAAAAAACAGCCGAAAGAATCTACACCTGTTACCAAAGAACAAAAAAATCAAGTAACAGCTAATAATTCTATTCCATCTAATCAAGTTTTACCTAATACGCCATTATTTATCGGTCCAAGTATCTCTGATTCCAAAACTTCATTAGATAGCCGTTTGGTAACGAATAATATTTCATCTTCTGATTTAAATGGGTATGAATTACCGCTATTAGATTCGTTTAAAGATCAACGTTCTGCGGCGTTAGTGGTTGAAGCGTTGTCGCAATTACAAGCAGAATATAAAAAAGACGCCAAAGGTCCTGAAGCTTTTGATAATCTATATTTACCAGTTTATGTTTATGACAAAGTTTTTGGTAAAAAATTAGGCAATAGTTATGAAGATATTCGTCATTCTGGCACAGCAGTTGCAATAAAGGATGCAGTACCAGGAGATATTTTCTTATGGGAAACGAATAAAAAAGTCACTCAAGCAGCTATTTATCTTGGGCAAGATCGTTTTATTATGGCAGATGAAGAATTTAGCAAAC
This window encodes:
- a CDS encoding GNAT family N-acetyltransferase; translation: MRFRLATIEDLPSLMSIINDAIQVLHEQGSPQWQNGYGPNEEKLRKDIEAKTMYVLEESTILALGALIPGIDPVYTAIEGTWEGGSSYMSIHRIAVAKQASGKGLAKTLLQHLVMESQKQGISDVRIDTHALNKGMQKAILDTGFHYRGVVYFPIPDGKRYAYQKMG